The following proteins are encoded in a genomic region of Arachis ipaensis cultivar K30076 chromosome B02, Araip1.1, whole genome shotgun sequence:
- the LOC107625981 gene encoding AT-hook motif nuclear-localized protein 22, whose amino-acid sequence MDPVAAQGRPLPPPFLTRDLHLHPHHQFQPHHNLNNTNTNQTTDLNDQSRGQKRDRADDQNPATPPSTGDGKDPHSGGGESGEISRRPRGRPAGSKNKPKPPIIITRDSANALRSHVMEVANGCDIMESVTVFARRRQRGVCILSGSGTVTNVTLRQPASPGAVVTLHGRFEILSLSGSFLPPPAPPAASGLAIYLAGGQGQVVGGSVVGPLLAAGPVVIMAASFGNAAYERLPLEEEEGSVPVSGSGGGGLGSPGIVGQQPQPQPQPQQLVGGDPNSSSMFHGGVPQNLLNSCQLPAEGFWGGSGARPPF is encoded by the coding sequence ATGGACCCAGTTGCAGCACAAGGAAGACCTCTACCGCCTCCTTTTCTTACCAGAGACCTTCATCTACACCCTCACCATCAATTTCAACCACACCATAATCTcaacaacaccaacaccaaccaaACCACCGATTTGAATGACCAAAGCCGTGGCCAAAAGCGTGACCGTGCCGATGACCAGAACCCCGCCACCCCTCCTTCTACTGGAGACGGCAAGGATCCGCACTCCGGCGGAGGAGAATCCGGCGAGATCTCCAGGAGACCCAGGGGGAGACCAGCAGGCTCCAAGAACAAGCCTAAGCCACCCATCATCATCACAAGGGACAGTGCAAATGCTTTAAGATCTCATGTCATGGAAGTTGCAAACGGTTGTGACATCATGGAGAGTGTCACCGTCTTCGCGCGGCGGCGCCAACGCGGTGTCTGTATCCTCAGCGGCAGTGGAACGGTTACCAACGTCACTCTCCGGCAGCCGGCTTCGCCGGGTGCCGTAGTAACCCTACATGGTAGGTTTGAGATTCTGTCCCTGTCCGGATCATTCCTGCCGCCGCCGGCCCCGCCTGCAGCGTCAGGACTAGCCATATATCTGGCTGGTGGACAGGGACAGGTAGTAGGTGGGAGTGTGGTGGGCCCACTTTTGGCGGCCGGCCCGGTGGTGATCATGGCAGCCTCGTTCGGCAATGCAGCGTACGAGAGACTGCCACTAGAAGAGGAGGAGGGGTCCGTCCCCGTCTCTGGAAGCGGAGGCGGAGGACTAGGATCCCCTGGAATTGTAGGACAACAGCCACAGCCACAACCGCAACCGCAACAACTAGTGGGAGGAGATCCCAATAGTTCATCAATGTTTCATGGTGGAGTGCCTCAAAATCTTCTTAATTCATGCCAATTGCCAGCTGAAGGTTTCTGGGGTGGTTCCGGTGCACGTCCTCCCTTTTAA
- the LOC107625984 gene encoding kinesin-like protein KIN-UB, which yields MASTIHRNVVAQRGSAKLDRQGANNNSIVRTKPRHSHPPGSAAPRRSSPSHGGDAVPGRVRVAVRLRPRNAEEMMADADFADCVELQPELKRLKLRRNNWDSDTYEFDEVLTEFASQKRVYEVVAKPVVESVLDGYNGTVMAYGQTGTGKTFTLGQLGEEDTSSRGIMVRAMEDILSDLSPETDSVTVSYLQLYMETVQDLLNPANDNIPIVEDPRSGDVSLPGATHVDIRDQQIFLELLRLGEAHRIAANTRMNTESSRSHALLTVHVRRSVVESADNVLTENYDASHLTKPSKPLIRKSKLVVIDLAGSERIHKSGSEGYMLEEAKSINLSLSALGKCINALAENSAHVPFRDSKLTRLLRDSFGGTARTSLIVTIGPSPRHRGETSSTILFGQRAMKVENMLKIKEEFDYKSLSRKLEVQLDKLITENERQQKAFEDEVERINLEAQCRIVEVEKNFAEALERERLKCQMEYMESVKQLEQKLMTSQERHGCNGFVNGCGEGVATSSADEVAEVKKLLEIEKSKRKAIEEELESLKIQLGKYGQVQAGGDADTIKLRKILEDDASQKKKLEEEIIILRSQLLQLNFEADQMRRCLESGSSGNAFPAMDTSLSQSRHSQPKDTRNDQKASVATLFEQVGLHKILSLLESDDANVRVHAVKVVANLAAEEANQKSIVEAGGLTSLLMLLRRYEDETVRRVAAGAIANLAMNEANQELIMSEGGITLLSMAASDAEEPQTLRMVAGAIANLCGNDKILMKLRSQGGIKALLGIVRCGHPDVHSQIARGIANFAKCESRASNQGIKSGKSFLIDDGALPWIVQNANNESAPIRRHIELALCHLAQHEVNAKDMISGGALWELVRISRDCNREDIRSLARRTLSSIPQFKSELRRLRIEY from the exons ATGGCGTCGACTATTCACCGAAACGTCGTCGCTCAACGCGGAAGCGCCAAGTTAGATCGCCAAGGCGCCAACAACAACAGCATCGTCAGAACGAAGCCTCGCCACTCTCACCCGCCGGGATCCGCCGCTCCCCGCCGCAGCTCGCCATCTCACGGTGGCGACGCAG TTCCTGGAAGAGTTCGAGTGGCTGTAAGATTGAGACCTCGAAATGCAGAAGAAATGATGGCAGATGCTGATTTTGCAGATTGTGTAGAATTGCAACCAGAG CTTAAAAGATTGAAGCTTCGACGTAACAATTGGGATTCCGACACTTATGAATTTGATGAAGTGCTCACTGAATTTGCGTCACAGAAGCGTGTTTATGAAGTTGTAGCTAAGCCCGTTGTAGAG AGTGTTCTTGATGGGTATAATGGAACTGTAATGGCTTACGGTCAAACTGGCACCGGCAAAACTTTTACCCTTGGACAATTGGGGGAGGAAGACACTTCTAGTCGGGGTATCATGGTTCGTGCCATGGAGGATATTTTATCGGACTTATCCCCAGAAACTGATTCTGTCACAGTCTCATACCTGCAG CTTTACATGGAGACTGTCCAGGACTTACTAAATCCAGCCAATGATAATATTCCCATAGTGGAGGATCCAAGAAGTGGTGATGTGTCTTTGCCTGGTGCAACTCACGTAGACATAAGGGACCAGCAGATTTTTTTGGAGTTGCTTAGATTAGGGGAAGCTCATCGAATTGCTGCTAACACCAGGATGAATACTGAATCTTCTCGTAGTCATGCTCTTCTGACG GTACATGTCAGGAGGTCTGTTGTGGAAAGTGCAGATAATGTTTTGACTGAAAATTATGATGCCTCTCACTTGACTAAACCTTCAAAACCACTTATTCGAAAGAGCAAGCTTGTTGTCATTGATTTGGCAGGATCAGAGCGTATCCATAAGTCAG GAAGTGAAGGGTACATGCTTGAGGAAGCAAAATCTATCAATCTTTCTCTTAGCGCATTGGGGAAATGTATTAATGCTCTAGCCGAAAACAGTGCTCATGTACCATTTCGTGATTCAAAGCTTACTAGGCTGCTTAGGGATTCTTTTGGAG GAACAGCTAGGACCTCATTGATTGTGACCATTGGTCCATCTCCACGGCATCGAGGAGAGACATCTAGTACAATTTTGTTCGGCCAAAGG GCTATGAAGGTTGAAAACATGCTGAAAATTAAGGAGGAGTTTGATTATAAAAGTTTGTCTCGGAAACTTGAGGTACAGTTAGATAAGCTTATTACAGAAAATGAAAGGCAGCAGAAAGCTTTTGAAGATGAAGTTGAAAGaataaatttggaggcacaatgtCGTATTGTTGAAGTTGAGAAGAACTTTGCTGAAGCATTGGAG AGAGAAAGATTGAAATGTCAGATGGAGTACATGGAATCAGTTAAGCAGCTGGAGCAGAAGTTGATGACAAGTCAGGAAAGACATGGTTGCAATGGTTTTGTCAATGGCTGTGGAGAG GGGGTTGCAACATCTTCTGCTGATGAAGTTGCTGAGGTCAAAAAGCTTCTTGAAATTGAAAAAAGTAAGAGAAAGGCAATTGAAGAAGAGCTAGAAAGTCTAAAAATCCAACTGGGTAAATATGGACAAGTACAG GCAGGAGGTGATGCTGACACGATAAAGCTTCGCAAAATCCTGGAGGATGATGCTAGTCAGAAAAAGAAACttgaagaagaaataataatATTAAGAAGCCAATTATTGCAATTAAACTTTGAAGCTGACCAG ATGAGAAGGTGCTTAGAAAGTGGAAGTTCTGGAAATGCATTTCCTGCCATGGATACTTCGTTGTCTCAAAGTAGACATTCCCAACCCAAAGACACCAGGAATGATCAGAAGGCATCTGTTGCCACCCTTTTTGAACAAG TTGGATTGCATAAGATTTTATCATTGCTCGAGTCAGATGACGCCAATGTACGAGTACATGCTGTGAAAGTGGTGGCGAACCTAGCAGCAGAAG AGGCAAATCAGAAAAGTATTGTTGAAGCTGGTGGTCTTACTTCCTTGTTGATGCTGCTTAGAAGATATGAGGATGAAACTGTTCGCAGGGTAGCAGCAGGAGCAATTGCTAATCTTGCCATGAATG AGGCCAATCAAGAACTCATAATGTCTGAAGGAGGAATTACTCTGTTATCAATGGCTGCATCCGATGCTGAAGAACCACAAACTCTTCGAATGGTTGCTGGGGCCATTGCTAACCTATGTGGGAATG ATAAAATACTGATGAAGCTGAGATCTCAAGGAGGTATAAAGGCTTTACTGGGAATTGTAAGATGTGGACATCCTGATGTTCATTCGCAAATTGCTCGAGGAATTGCCAACTTCGCTAAATGCGAGTCTCGAGCTTCTAATCAAG GGATAAAAAGTGGCAAATCCTTTTTGATAGATGATGGTGCACTTCCATGGATAGTACAAAATGCTAATAACGAATCCGCACCAATTAGACGCCACATTGAGCTTGCACTTTGCCACTTGGCACAGCATG AAGTCAATGCAAAAGACATGATCAGTGGAGGAGCCCTTTGGGAGCTTGTGAGGATTTCAAGAGATTGCAACCGAGAAGATATTAGGAGCCTTGCTCGCCGGACTCTGAGCTCTATCCCACAATTCAAATCTGAATTGCGGCGACTACGGATAGAATATTGA